One Polycladomyces zharkentensis genomic region harbors:
- a CDS encoding helix-turn-helix domain-containing protein: MADLDLIKIGEVIRKVRKSRGLRLEDLADQKISSATVSNIERGVPHVGSEKVMYLLDKLGITLDQIPEILEEENEKLEELLNQLMAVESKLNIIDNQKLLNQLHDLPIDDQHKLAAYRHYLMGRCYFNLKDLKRAERSFYNAIRLAGLSSFNKVNNIEALSFNELGICSFYQNDLEQAIQYTENALETVDGDSWIKYKFACNKAAYLEKLGRIGETMKIVQELWHHIEKMDIDTALNLYDIRTNVFRKSKMFREAIQCAKEGIEKARLTDKRDRLFELWTALGSVYLSIQDWNKAETCLLTAVEIGETIELHRVLISAYTKLGILYTRLQKEKEAEESLNRAIQLGKDTNNAIPLTYAYLMMGDLDQCRGNILGSTDFYKKALELSRKIRNKNLEYKALFRLAKLKKGDSREEFLSVLENMYEVAATISEESKEEESDEIL, from the coding sequence ATGGCGGATCTCGATCTGATTAAGATCGGTGAAGTGATTCGGAAAGTTCGCAAAAGCAGGGGACTTCGCTTGGAGGATTTGGCGGATCAAAAGATCTCCTCAGCCACTGTCAGCAACATAGAGCGGGGCGTTCCCCATGTCGGCTCGGAGAAAGTGATGTATCTGCTGGACAAGCTTGGCATCACTCTGGATCAGATTCCAGAGATATTGGAAGAGGAAAACGAAAAACTGGAGGAATTGCTCAATCAGCTGATGGCGGTTGAGTCCAAACTCAATATCATCGATAACCAGAAGTTGTTGAATCAGCTTCATGATCTTCCCATCGACGACCAGCACAAGTTGGCGGCCTACCGCCACTATCTGATGGGGCGATGCTATTTCAACCTGAAAGATTTGAAACGTGCGGAACGATCTTTCTATAATGCCATTCGTCTGGCGGGACTCTCATCTTTCAATAAGGTGAACAATATTGAAGCGCTCAGTTTCAACGAGTTGGGGATTTGCAGCTTTTACCAGAATGATTTGGAGCAAGCCATACAATACACGGAAAACGCATTGGAAACCGTAGACGGGGATTCTTGGATCAAATACAAGTTTGCATGTAACAAAGCCGCTTATCTTGAAAAACTGGGGCGGATTGGGGAAACGATGAAGATTGTTCAGGAGTTGTGGCATCATATCGAAAAAATGGACATAGATACTGCTTTGAATCTGTATGACATTCGAACCAATGTGTTCAGAAAATCTAAAATGTTTCGGGAGGCGATCCAATGCGCCAAGGAAGGGATTGAAAAAGCACGCCTCACTGATAAAAGGGATCGTCTGTTTGAGCTGTGGACAGCTTTAGGCAGTGTATACCTTTCCATACAGGATTGGAACAAGGCAGAAACCTGTTTACTGACTGCCGTGGAAATAGGAGAAACAATCGAGCTGCATCGAGTACTTATCAGTGCATATACAAAATTGGGAATTTTGTATACACGCCTTCAAAAAGAAAAGGAAGCAGAGGAAAGTTTAAACAGGGCGATCCAATTGGGGAAAGATACAAATAATGCGATCCCCTTGACCTATGCTTACTTAATGATGGGTGATCTCGATCAGTGTCGCGGAAATATACTTGGATCAACTGATTTTTACAAAAAAGCTCTGGAATTATCTCGAAAGATTCGAAATAAAAATCTGGAATACAAAGCCCTGTTCCGCCTTGCCAAACTAAAAAAAGGTGACAGCAGAGAGGAATTCCTCTCCGTTTTGGAAAATATGTATGAAGTAGCTGCCACCATTTCAGAGGAAAGCAAGGAGGAAGAAAGTGATGAGATTTTGTAA
- a CDS encoding SDR family oxidoreductase, giving the protein MAELKGKVAIVTGASSGIGEATALELARAGADVVLAARRTDRLEKLAATIERETAAQSLVVPTDVTKRSDVEQLVEKTKGRFGRVDILVNNAGVMLLSYLKNDHVDEWERMVDVNIKGVLFGVHAVMPTMLEQGSGHIVNVSSVAGHEIFPSAAVYCATKFAVRAFSEGIEKELSRLGIRVTNISPGAVATELTQHITDQEVRDTFLKGSKDMVFLDAADIAAAVVYAVSQPEHVNVNEVIVRPVQKRG; this is encoded by the coding sequence ATGGCTGAGTTGAAGGGGAAAGTGGCCATTGTCACCGGAGCCAGCAGTGGAATCGGGGAAGCGACTGCACTGGAGTTGGCCCGTGCGGGGGCCGATGTTGTACTGGCTGCCCGCCGGACGGATCGACTGGAGAAGTTGGCTGCCACGATCGAGCGGGAAACGGCTGCGCAATCTCTGGTCGTGCCCACCGACGTGACGAAACGGTCCGACGTGGAGCAGTTGGTGGAAAAAACGAAAGGACGGTTCGGCCGGGTGGATATTCTGGTCAACAACGCCGGGGTCATGCTGTTGTCCTACCTGAAAAACGACCATGTGGACGAGTGGGAGCGCATGGTGGACGTCAACATCAAAGGGGTACTGTTCGGCGTCCATGCCGTGATGCCGACAATGTTGGAGCAAGGAAGCGGTCATATCGTCAACGTCTCTTCGGTGGCCGGACACGAGATCTTCCCTTCTGCAGCCGTGTACTGTGCGACCAAATTCGCGGTGCGTGCTTTTTCTGAAGGGATCGAGAAGGAATTGTCCCGGTTGGGCATCCGCGTGACCAACATCTCGCCGGGTGCGGTGGCAACCGAATTGACTCAGCACATCACCGATCAGGAAGTGCGGGATACGTTCCTCAAAGGAAGCAAAGATATGGTGTTCCTGGATGCCGCCGATATCGCCGCCGCCGTCGTTTACGCGGTATCCCAGCCGGAGCATGTCAACGTCAATGAAGTCATCGTCCGTCCTGTACAAAAACGGGGGTAA
- a CDS encoding cytosine permease: MQKRDLTFYDYEREPVPIAKRKKWLTLAFVWIAIGIDLSAVLLGTQLGAGMTLSNAVLAVIAGSLLLAVLGSFTAYVGAVSGLSTAMISRYVFGEHGAKLVSGVIGISLFGWFGVQAGFFGASAHTLLLEVLGVKWSPTVLAMVGGLLMTSTAVVGYRAIEWLNVWSVPLMVGILVGAVIWALTGQPLSALLTAPPTGSALPMGLSISLVASSFLVGTVITPDLARWAKTPRDAVLSSFFGFLIGTSLMLLIVVLLTKATGSSDILHIFVTMGFGVPAIIVLILAQWTTNHNNLYSASLGFSVIFSRVPKYLLTIIAGLIGTVLAYLDIFNHFLTFLTYLTAFIAPIGGIYLAEFFLLNRSRFQFVFIREEYIPGFYWHAVLVWVIAAFIGLATTPAPNGLGWFSLTTIPLLDSFLTGFLLQWVLGKVREKMAAGASSSVTPGE, from the coding sequence ATGCAAAAGCGGGATCTTACATTTTACGATTACGAGCGGGAGCCGGTACCTATCGCCAAGCGTAAAAAGTGGTTGACGCTCGCCTTTGTATGGATCGCCATTGGCATTGATCTGTCGGCGGTATTGTTGGGAACGCAGTTGGGGGCCGGCATGACGCTGTCGAATGCTGTATTGGCGGTGATTGCGGGATCGTTGCTGTTGGCTGTCCTCGGTTCGTTCACTGCGTATGTCGGTGCTGTTTCCGGACTGTCCACCGCCATGATCTCTCGTTATGTTTTCGGTGAGCACGGGGCAAAGTTGGTCTCTGGCGTCATCGGAATCTCGCTGTTTGGCTGGTTCGGGGTGCAGGCGGGATTTTTTGGCGCATCCGCTCATACACTCCTGCTGGAGGTGCTGGGGGTGAAGTGGTCCCCGACGGTCTTGGCGATGGTGGGGGGATTGTTGATGACGTCGACGGCCGTGGTCGGATATCGGGCCATCGAGTGGTTGAATGTGTGGTCCGTTCCGTTGATGGTGGGCATTTTGGTCGGTGCGGTCATATGGGCATTGACCGGTCAACCGCTATCCGCTCTGTTGACCGCTCCGCCGACCGGCTCAGCATTGCCGATGGGGTTGTCCATTTCGTTGGTAGCCAGCTCGTTCCTGGTTGGGACCGTGATCACGCCCGATTTGGCACGTTGGGCCAAAACCCCGCGTGATGCCGTTTTGTCTTCTTTCTTCGGTTTTCTGATCGGCACCAGTCTGATGCTGTTGATTGTGGTCCTGTTGACCAAGGCAACCGGATCATCGGATATCCTGCACATTTTCGTCACGATGGGATTCGGGGTTCCCGCGATTATCGTGTTGATCCTGGCGCAATGGACGACCAACCACAACAACCTTTACTCGGCGTCTCTCGGTTTCTCTGTCATTTTCAGCCGTGTACCCAAGTATCTGCTGACGATCATCGCCGGTTTGATCGGGACGGTGCTGGCGTATCTGGACATATTCAATCACTTTCTTACGTTTTTGACGTATTTGACCGCTTTCATCGCCCCGATCGGCGGTATCTATCTGGCCGAATTTTTCCTGTTGAACCGTTCACGGTTCCAGTTCGTATTCATTCGTGAGGAGTACATACCGGGCTTCTATTGGCATGCGGTGTTGGTGTGGGTGATCGCTGCGTTTATCGGGCTGGCAACCACCCCGGCGCCCAACGGATTGGGTTGGTTCAGCCTGACCACCATCCCGTTGCTGGATTCGTTTTTGACCGGATTTTTACTGCAATGGGTGCTGGGCAAGGTGCGGGAAAAGATGGCCGCCGGTGCCTCTTCTTCTGTGACTCCGGGGGAGTGA
- a CDS encoding DEAD/DEAH box helicase, translating into MLIDRMRREKEWQACVTHWEVIPAREARYAPFPDKLHPDLIRLLQGRGITQLYTHQATAVEAALSGEHIVTVTPTASGKTLCYNLPVLHTILEDPSARALYIFPTKALAYDQMTELNRWIERLGRDIKGYTYDGDTPPTARQTIRQAGHIVVTNPDMLHQAILPHHTKWVKLFENLRYVVIDELHAYRGVFGSHFANVLRRLRRICRHYGSNPQFLCSSATIANPREFAEKLTGTAVRVVDNNGAPSGEKHFVFYNPPVVNASLGIRKSSLLEARNLAERLIKNDIQTIVFARSRVRVELLLTYLQQAMPKKNIRGYRGGYLPNQRREIERGLREGEIRGVVSTNALELGIDIGQLEACVMCGYPGTIASTWQQAGRAGRRHGKSLTFLVASSGPLDQYIIQHPEYFLRQTPEHALIHPDNLIILVNHIKCAAYELPFERGEQFGVAGTEEILNFLSEEGILHESGGRWYWMDQSFPATEISLRSAAQENFVIIDISVTGKHRVIGEVDRFSAPMLLHEEAIYLHEGIQYQVEKLDYEEKKAYVRQVNVDYYTDANLAVQLRVLDVDREETVTGGTRSVGEVTVNVLVTIFKKIKMGTHENIGSGPVRLPEEEMHTTAYWLTVDHPALQAWKQDDLQSGLVGLSHVLSHLAPLYLMCDPKDLGVVTQVKAVHSKKPTIFLYDKYPGGVGLSDKLYDLHETLLHLAREHVASCRCETGCPSCVGPAEEVGVQGKRKTLELLELMLDQSAAGSLFSR; encoded by the coding sequence ATGCTGATCGACCGCATGCGCAGGGAGAAGGAGTGGCAAGCCTGCGTCACCCATTGGGAGGTGATCCCGGCGCGGGAAGCCCGTTATGCACCATTTCCGGACAAGCTTCATCCGGATCTGATCCGCTTGTTGCAGGGGCGGGGGATCACGCAACTGTACACGCACCAGGCCACCGCGGTGGAGGCGGCGCTCAGTGGGGAGCACATCGTGACGGTGACTCCGACGGCGTCGGGGAAAACTTTGTGCTACAACCTGCCGGTGCTGCACACGATACTGGAAGACCCGTCCGCGCGAGCGCTGTACATATTTCCGACCAAAGCGCTGGCCTACGATCAGATGACGGAGTTGAACCGGTGGATCGAACGGTTGGGACGGGATATCAAGGGATATACATACGACGGGGACACGCCGCCCACCGCACGGCAGACGATCCGCCAGGCCGGGCATATCGTGGTGACCAACCCGGACATGTTGCATCAGGCGATTTTGCCGCACCATACCAAATGGGTGAAGCTGTTTGAAAACCTGCGGTATGTCGTGATTGACGAGTTGCACGCGTACCGGGGGGTGTTCGGCAGCCATTTCGCCAATGTGTTGCGCCGATTGAGGCGCATTTGCCGTCATTACGGGTCGAATCCGCAGTTTCTCTGTTCTTCGGCCACCATCGCCAACCCGCGGGAGTTTGCGGAAAAACTGACGGGTACAGCGGTCCGGGTGGTGGACAATAACGGGGCACCGTCAGGCGAGAAGCATTTCGTCTTTTACAATCCGCCGGTAGTGAATGCGTCGCTTGGCATCCGCAAAAGCAGTTTGTTGGAGGCGCGCAATCTGGCGGAACGATTGATCAAAAACGACATCCAGACCATCGTGTTTGCCCGTTCACGCGTACGGGTGGAGTTGTTGCTCACCTATCTGCAACAGGCGATGCCGAAGAAAAACATCCGCGGGTACCGCGGCGGCTACCTGCCCAATCAACGGCGGGAGATCGAGCGGGGGCTGCGGGAAGGCGAAATCCGCGGCGTGGTCAGCACCAATGCGTTGGAGCTGGGGATCGACATCGGCCAGCTGGAGGCGTGTGTGATGTGCGGGTATCCGGGGACGATCGCCAGCACGTGGCAGCAGGCGGGGCGGGCGGGACGGCGGCACGGAAAGTCGTTGACGTTTCTCGTCGCCTCATCCGGCCCGTTGGATCAGTACATCATCCAGCACCCGGAATATTTTTTGCGTCAGACGCCGGAACATGCCTTGATTCACCCGGACAACCTGATCATCCTCGTCAATCACATCAAATGCGCCGCGTATGAACTGCCGTTTGAACGCGGGGAACAGTTCGGTGTCGCCGGAACAGAGGAGATCTTGAATTTCCTGTCGGAAGAGGGCATCCTCCATGAGAGTGGCGGGCGCTGGTACTGGATGGACCAATCCTTCCCGGCGACGGAGATCAGCTTGCGTTCAGCAGCACAGGAAAACTTCGTCATCATCGACATCTCCGTGACGGGAAAACACCGCGTGATCGGTGAAGTGGACCGATTCAGCGCGCCGATGTTGCTGCACGAGGAAGCGATCTACCTGCACGAGGGCATCCAGTACCAGGTGGAGAAATTGGACTATGAAGAGAAAAAGGCGTATGTCCGGCAAGTAAACGTCGATTACTACACCGATGCCAATCTGGCCGTGCAGTTGCGCGTCTTGGACGTGGACCGCGAGGAGACAGTGACGGGTGGTACCCGCAGTGTGGGCGAGGTGACGGTAAACGTCCTGGTGACCATTTTCAAAAAGATCAAGATGGGAACACACGAGAATATCGGATCGGGGCCGGTTCGTCTGCCGGAAGAGGAGATGCACACGACAGCGTATTGGTTGACGGTGGATCATCCCGCGTTGCAGGCATGGAAACAGGACGATCTGCAATCGGGGCTGGTCGGATTGAGCCATGTGCTCTCTCATCTGGCACCGCTGTATCTGATGTGCGATCCGAAAGATTTGGGTGTGGTGACACAGGTGAAAGCGGTGCATTCCAAAAAACCGACCATTTTTCTGTATGACAAATATCCGGGCGGGGTTGGCTTGAGCGACAAACTCTACGATCTGCACGAGACATTGTTGCACCTGGCGCGGGAACACGTGGCAAGTTGCCGGTGCGAAACGGGTTGTCCCTCCTGTGTCGGTCCTGCGGAGGAAGTCGGGGTGCAAGGAAAGCGCAAGACGCTGGAGTTGCTGGAATTGATGTTGGATCAGTCCGCTGCGGGAAGTCTCTTTTCTCGCTGA
- a CDS encoding DUF917 domain-containing protein yields MNRLDAQAIEEIAVGAAVLGSGGGGDPYLGKLMALAAIERYGPVLCIDPEELQDDDMVIPLSMIGAPTVVVEKIPSGRESGQAFAMVEKWCGQTAQATMPIEIGGVNSLIPIVVAAERGIPIVDADGMGRAFPEMQMDTFHLAGIRPYPVSLVDEKGNRMLFETEDGLWLEALMRSATVTMGGTATTAGFPVTGAQVKTHAIPKTLTQARQIGRVLLHARRLSRDPVEQLLEVTGGWMLFRGKVVDVKRRTEGGFVKGTARFAGTGEWQGRQWCLHFQNEFLVVEREGIPVATTPDLIAVLDTETGMPFTTERLRYGIRAAVIAMPCHPAWRTEKGLETVGPRYFGYDLDYVPVEQRLEGGRP; encoded by the coding sequence ATGAATAGACTGGACGCGCAAGCGATCGAGGAGATCGCGGTCGGAGCCGCTGTGCTGGGTTCAGGCGGGGGCGGTGATCCCTATCTCGGCAAATTGATGGCGTTGGCCGCTATTGAGCGATACGGCCCCGTTCTGTGTATCGATCCCGAAGAGTTGCAGGACGACGATATGGTGATTCCATTGTCGATGATCGGTGCGCCCACTGTGGTGGTGGAAAAAATTCCGAGCGGTCGCGAAAGCGGACAGGCATTTGCCATGGTGGAGAAATGGTGTGGTCAAACGGCGCAGGCAACAATGCCGATTGAGATCGGCGGAGTGAATTCGTTGATTCCAATCGTGGTTGCTGCGGAGAGAGGCATCCCCATCGTGGATGCCGACGGGATGGGACGGGCATTCCCCGAAATGCAGATGGACACTTTTCATTTGGCGGGGATCCGTCCCTATCCCGTTTCATTGGTGGACGAGAAAGGAAACCGGATGTTGTTTGAAACGGAAGACGGATTGTGGTTGGAAGCCTTGATGCGCAGTGCGACTGTCACGATGGGCGGTACGGCCACCACCGCGGGGTTTCCGGTTACGGGTGCGCAAGTGAAGACGCACGCCATCCCGAAAACGTTAACGCAGGCACGTCAAATCGGTCGGGTGTTGCTGCACGCGCGCCGTTTGAGCCGTGACCCGGTTGAGCAGCTGTTGGAGGTGACCGGGGGATGGATGTTGTTCAGGGGAAAAGTGGTGGACGTGAAACGGCGGACAGAAGGTGGTTTTGTCAAAGGTACAGCCCGCTTTGCCGGGACAGGGGAATGGCAGGGCAGACAATGGTGCCTTCATTTTCAAAATGAGTTTCTGGTTGTGGAAAGGGAAGGGATTCCGGTCGCTACCACTCCTGATTTGATCGCCGTGTTGGATACGGAAACGGGAATGCCGTTCACCACGGAACGATTGCGGTACGGGATTCGCGCGGCGGTGATTGCGATGCCGTGTCATCCGGCGTGGCGGACGGAAAAGGGACTTGAGACCGTGGGTCCCCGCTATTTCGGCTATGATTTGGACTATGTCCCGGTGGAACAACGGTTGGAAGGAGGGCGGCCGTGA
- a CDS encoding cation diffusion facilitator family transporter → MKPHLAAGLSIISNTAIVLLKVVTGIITGSVAILSEAIHSSLDLIASLIAYVSVRMSNKPPDRDHPFGHGKFENISGTIETLLIVVAGIWVILESGGKLLSPEPIHLPIVGVAVMLTGAMINWIVGRIVKRVGEESKSVAMRSNALHLLTDVYSSVGVAVGLLAVSLTDLYILDPLIGIAIALFIMREAVQLGKESFLPLLDVRLEPEEEERIREILQSFSDEYLEYHALRTRRSGPEEHIDLHLVVSSHMPVADAHDLCDRIEGEIRKAFPQAHVLIHIEPEYERER, encoded by the coding sequence ATGAAACCCCATCTTGCGGCAGGACTTTCCATCATCAGTAACACAGCCATCGTTTTGCTGAAAGTCGTGACCGGCATCATCACCGGATCGGTCGCCATATTATCCGAGGCGATACACTCTTCTCTCGATCTCATCGCTTCTCTCATCGCCTATGTTTCTGTTCGTATGTCCAATAAGCCGCCGGATCGGGATCATCCATTCGGGCACGGCAAATTTGAAAATATCTCCGGGACCATCGAAACCCTGCTGATCGTAGTCGCGGGGATTTGGGTTATCTTGGAATCCGGAGGAAAATTGCTGTCCCCCGAACCGATTCACCTGCCCATCGTCGGGGTCGCCGTGATGTTGACCGGAGCCATGATCAATTGGATCGTGGGTCGTATCGTCAAGCGGGTGGGTGAGGAGAGCAAATCGGTTGCCATGCGGTCCAATGCGCTGCATCTTTTGACGGACGTCTACTCATCCGTGGGTGTCGCAGTCGGTCTGCTCGCGGTGAGCCTGACCGACTTGTATATACTGGATCCCCTGATCGGGATCGCGATCGCACTGTTTATCATGAGGGAAGCGGTTCAGCTGGGGAAAGAATCATTTTTGCCCCTGTTGGATGTCCGGCTGGAACCGGAAGAAGAGGAACGCATCCGTGAGATTCTGCAATCCTTTTCCGATGAATATCTGGAGTATCATGCGCTTCGGACCCGCAGGTCCGGTCCGGAAGAACATATTGATCTGCACCTGGTTGTGTCGTCTCATATGCCGGTGGCGGATGCCCACGACCTGTGTGACCGGATCGAGGGAGAAATCCGAAAAGCGTTTCCCCAAGCGCATGTTTTGATCCACATCGAACCGGAATATGAAAGAGAGCGCTAG
- a CDS encoding hydantoinase/oxoprolinase N-terminal domain-containing protein, whose translation MTYRIGIDVGGTNTDAVLLDDRLRLVTKVKVPTTPDVETGICEALHRVIKDSGVPPEHIGYAMLGTTHCTNAIVERKRLNRVGIIRIGLPATTAVPPMTAWPADLKAELSPTVAMVKGGVEYDGRMIAPLDEEAVRAACQKMMEKVDAVAITSVFSPVSREHEERAAAIVAEEMGADVPVSLSHEIGSIGLLERENATIVNAALIMTARTVAEGFRRALEREGIRARLFFGQNDGTLMSVEYAQKYPIRTIACGPTNSIRGAAHLSGCTDGVVIDVGGTTTDVGVLVRGYPRESSVAVEIGGIRTHFRMPDLLSVGIGGGTLVRVENGRVRLGPDSVGYRLVEKGLAFGGDAWTLTDTAVALGVMKGERMPLLDRDRCEQVYRLMVAEVEEALDRMKTQAGPVPVVLVGGGSAMLPEQLAGASEVIRPDHFEVANAVGAGIGQIGGQVDRIYSLADQSRDQALAEAEETARADAVQAGADPSRLQVVEVEEIPLAYLPGNAVRIRVKVAGPFKGCASPF comes from the coding sequence GTGACCTATCGGATCGGTATCGACGTGGGCGGGACCAATACGGATGCGGTCCTGCTGGACGACCGGCTGCGGCTGGTGACCAAAGTGAAAGTGCCCACGACTCCCGATGTGGAAACGGGCATCTGCGAAGCGTTGCACCGTGTAATAAAGGATAGCGGGGTCCCGCCCGAACACATCGGATACGCGATGCTGGGCACCACTCATTGCACCAATGCCATTGTGGAGCGGAAACGGCTCAATCGAGTGGGGATCATTCGCATCGGACTTCCCGCGACCACGGCAGTACCGCCGATGACTGCCTGGCCCGCTGATCTGAAGGCGGAATTGTCCCCGACTGTCGCGATGGTGAAGGGAGGCGTCGAGTACGACGGCAGAATGATCGCGCCGTTGGATGAGGAAGCGGTTCGTGCGGCGTGTCAAAAGATGATGGAAAAGGTGGACGCCGTGGCGATTACGTCCGTTTTCTCGCCTGTCAGTCGGGAACATGAGGAGCGGGCGGCTGCTATCGTCGCTGAGGAGATGGGAGCAGATGTGCCAGTCTCTCTCTCCCATGAGATCGGCAGTATCGGGCTGTTGGAAAGGGAAAACGCCACCATCGTCAATGCCGCGCTGATCATGACGGCCCGTACGGTGGCCGAAGGGTTCAGGCGGGCATTGGAACGGGAGGGAATCCGGGCGCGGCTGTTTTTTGGCCAAAATGACGGCACGCTTATGTCGGTGGAGTACGCGCAGAAGTATCCCATTCGGACGATAGCCTGCGGTCCGACCAACTCCATCCGTGGTGCCGCCCATCTGTCCGGTTGTACCGACGGGGTAGTCATCGATGTGGGCGGAACGACAACGGATGTGGGGGTTCTCGTTCGCGGGTATCCGAGAGAATCGTCGGTGGCGGTGGAGATCGGCGGCATCCGCACGCATTTTCGGATGCCCGATCTGCTGTCAGTGGGAATCGGCGGGGGAACGCTGGTGCGAGTGGAAAACGGACGGGTTCGTCTCGGACCGGACAGCGTCGGATACCGTCTTGTGGAGAAAGGACTGGCTTTCGGCGGGGATGCGTGGACACTGACGGATACGGCCGTCGCGCTTGGGGTGATGAAGGGGGAACGGATGCCGCTTTTGGATCGTGACCGCTGCGAACAGGTCTACCGACTAATGGTGGCCGAAGTGGAAGAAGCGTTGGATCGGATGAAAACACAGGCCGGACCTGTTCCCGTGGTTCTGGTGGGCGGCGGCAGTGCCATGTTGCCCGAACAGTTGGCAGGCGCCAGCGAGGTGATCCGCCCGGATCATTTTGAAGTGGCCAACGCAGTGGGGGCCGGCATCGGGCAGATCGGAGGCCAGGTGGATCGAATCTATTCGTTGGCCGACCAATCGCGGGATCAGGCATTGGCTGAAGCTGAAGAAACGGCCCGGGCCGATGCGGTGCAAGCGGGGGCGGACCCGTCACGACTGCAAGTGGTGGAAGTGGAGGAGATTCCGCTCGCCTATCTGCCTGGCAACGCGGTGCGGATCCGTGTCAAGGTGGCCGGACCGTTCAAAGGATGTGCATCGCCTTTCTGA
- a CDS encoding ribonuclease H-like domain-containing protein, with amino-acid sequence MRTLRDRLRAYHGGTKKESPSADPTPIPEKAPLGFVWRENAQGRYLFRRRTFSLEKRVGPYPLDSLTGEMLSTFARLTEGSDHPVEPQEILFFDTETTGLGTGAGTYVFLYGLGYYRDSTLVVEHYFLPDISQERALLQDFAEAVRPFRVLVTYNGKGFDWGLVETRYDFHRMPDRSSLPAWRHWDLLYPARRLWRHGLPSCRLSEVEAKCLAIRRQGDVPGRLAPALYFDYLRHHDLTQLDGVFRHNEQDLMTLVGLLAHLCHLIHGEVEGSPEERLAIGRWWIAAGKDTEAEAWLVPLSRENGLPLSLRREARRLLSVIWKRGGEWETVVPHWKRWLEDDPWSVYCWIELAKYYEHQVRDFEQALQMTQKALEVLGTKRLLGRAFSREWRYEWEDARKRERRLLKKLANRHHVGQLDLGI; translated from the coding sequence ATGCGAACCCTGCGCGACCGATTGCGTGCGTATCACGGCGGCACGAAAAAAGAATCTCCCTCTGCGGACCCAACGCCCATCCCGGAAAAAGCACCATTGGGATTTGTGTGGCGGGAAAACGCACAAGGCCGGTATCTGTTTCGGCGCCGCACTTTTTCTCTGGAAAAACGGGTGGGACCCTATCCGCTGGACTCGTTGACCGGCGAGATGCTTTCCACATTCGCCCGCTTGACGGAGGGATCGGATCATCCGGTGGAACCACAGGAAATCCTGTTTTTCGACACAGAGACGACAGGTTTGGGTACGGGTGCCGGTACATACGTGTTTTTGTACGGTCTGGGGTATTATCGGGACAGCACATTGGTGGTGGAGCATTATTTTCTGCCGGATATCTCACAGGAAAGGGCGTTGTTGCAGGATTTCGCCGAGGCGGTTCGGCCGTTCCGCGTGTTGGTCACCTATAACGGCAAAGGGTTTGACTGGGGACTGGTGGAGACGCGGTACGATTTCCACCGGATGCCTGACCGTTCTTCTTTACCGGCTTGGCGGCACTGGGATTTGCTGTATCCTGCACGCCGCTTGTGGCGTCATGGTTTGCCGAGTTGTCGTTTGAGCGAGGTGGAGGCGAAATGTTTGGCGATTCGACGGCAGGGTGATGTACCGGGTCGTTTGGCTCCAGCTCTGTACTTCGATTATTTGCGCCATCATGATCTGACACAGTTGGACGGGGTGTTTCGCCATAATGAGCAGGATCTGATGACACTGGTGGGATTGCTGGCTCATCTGTGTCATCTGATACACGGCGAAGTGGAGGGATCCCCCGAAGAACGGCTGGCGATCGGACGTTGGTGGATCGCTGCGGGAAAAGACACTGAAGCGGAAGCATGGCTGGTTCCGCTTTCCCGGGAAAATGGATTGCCCCTTTCGTTACGCCGGGAAGCACGACGGTTGCTGAGTGTGATTTGGAAACGGGGCGGGGAGTGGGAAACCGTAGTGCCACATTGGAAGCGTTGGTTGGAGGACGACCCATGGTCCGTCTATTGCTGGATCGAACTGGCCAAATACTACGAACATCAGGTGCGGGACTTTGAACAAGCGCTGCAGATGACGCAGAAGGCGTTGGAAGTGCTTGGAACGAAAAGGCTGCTGGGAAGAGCGTTTTCCCGAGAATGGCGATATGAATGGGAGGATGCGCGAAAGCGGGAACGCAGATTATTGAAGAAACTGGCCAATCGACACCATGTGGGTCAATTGGATTTGGGGATCTGA